A genomic segment from Hypomesus transpacificus isolate Combined female chromosome 13, fHypTra1, whole genome shotgun sequence encodes:
- the LOC124475531 gene encoding dexamethasone-induced Ras-related protein 1-like isoform X1 has translation MSPMLSCPRGSRAVPMLSHSLEQIDASAGTCYIFLSAQWSAECPVTSPGGGVHYLLKYRALSEVETETPQRKLRTFAETLLKSALALTVERSVRIHWKHSTNHLTNMIKKMSPTENDFDIPAKNCYRMVILGSTKVGKTAIVSRFLNGRFEEQYTPTIEDFHRKLYSIKGDVYQLDILDTSGNHPFPAMRRLSILTGDVFILVFSLDNRDSFQEVQRLKRQIFETKSCLKNKTKENIDVPLVICGNKGDREFYREVQREEIEQLVAGDEQCAYFEISAKRNTNIDQMFQTLFTMAKLPHEMSPDLHRKVSVQYCDMLHRKSLKNKKQKDSGDAYGIVAPFARRPSVHSDLLYIKEKAMGGGQGKDKERCVIS, from the exons ATGTCCCCTATGCTTAGCTGTCCCCGCGGTAGTCGTGCAGTTCCCATGCTCTCACATTCACTGGAACAGATTGACGCATCAGCAGGCACCTGTTACATTTTCCTCTCCGCTCAATGGAGCGCCGAGTGCCCAGTGACGTCGCCTGGAGGAGGGGTTCACTACTTGCTTAAATACCGTGCGCTCTCCGAAGTTGAGACAGAGACGCCTCAGAGAAAACTCAGAACGTTTGCCGAAACTCTACtaaaatcagctctggctttaACTGTAGAACGGTCAGTGCGCATACATTGGAAACACTCTACGAACCACTTAACAAACATGATAAAGAAAATGTCACCAACGGAGAATGACTTTGACATACCTGCAAAGAACTGCTACAGGATGGTAATTTTGGGGTCCACGAAAGTTGGCAAAACGGCCATCGTGTCCCGGTTTCTGAACGGAAGATTTGAGGAGCAGTACACGCCGACGATCGAGGACTTTCACAGGAAACTTTACAGCATCAAGGGAGATGTATACCAACTGGACATACTGGATACTTCGGGCAACCACCCATTCCCTGCAATGAGGAGATTATCTATACTGACAG GTGACGTGTTCATTCTGGTCTTCAGTCTGGACAACCGCGATTCCTTTCAAGAGGTCCAGCGACTCAAACGCCAGATCTTCGAAACCAAGTCGTGCCTGAAAAATAAGACCAAAGAGAACATTGACGTGCCTCTAGTCATCTGCGGAAACAAGGGAGACCGGGAATTCTATCGGGAGGTTCAACGCGAAGAGATTGAGCAACTGGTGGCCGGTGATGAACAATGCGCTTACTTTGAGATCTCAGCTAAGCGCAACACAAACATTGATCAGATGTTTCAGACGCTGTTCACCATGGCCAAGCTGCCACACGAGATGAGCCCGGACCTCCATCGGAAGGTTTCGGTGCAGTACTGTGACATGCTGCACAGAAAGTCACtgaaaaataagaaacaaaaggacAGTGGAGACGCGTACGGCATCGTTGCGCCATTTGCCCGGCGCCCGAGCGTCCACAGCGACTTGTTGTACATAAAGGAGAAGGCAATGGGTGGTGGGCAGGGGAAGGATAAAGAGAGGTGTGTGATAAGCTAA